The candidate division WOR-3 bacterium genome contains a region encoding:
- a CDS encoding D-alanine--D-alanine ligase has translation MKKKPKKNLVLLYGGQSTEREISLVSAEFVFNSADRNLFNVLPVRIERDGTWKLMKINPFCERQKGVEVFPVPRKGGSCLFFTGSRKKNISVDAVFPVLHGALGEDGTVQGFFRILNLPFVGADVLGSAISMDKEVSKKLLEHGKLPICKYICHRKNSDLKPSFESVKKKLGSPFFVKPSNSGSSVGVGKIRSKEQFTEMVENAFKFSEKIIFEEFIEGREIECAVLGNEEPKASIAGEILVKSEFYSYRAKYIDKDSARIIYPADLPGKISREVRRLAVEAFKCLYCEGMARVDFFIRGDEIFINEINTIPGFTSISMYPKLWEVTGVDSRGLITRLVELALQRHERERVLSCDFKETL, from the coding sequence ATGAAAAAAAAGCCTAAAAAGAATCTTGTCCTGCTCTACGGAGGACAATCGACAGAACGCGAAATATCTCTTGTCTCGGCGGAATTTGTTTTTAATTCAGCGGACAGGAACCTTTTCAATGTCCTGCCTGTGAGGATTGAAAGAGATGGTACATGGAAGCTGATGAAAATAAATCCTTTCTGCGAAAGACAAAAAGGAGTTGAAGTATTTCCCGTGCCTCGGAAGGGAGGCTCCTGTCTTTTTTTCACGGGGTCAAGAAAAAAAAATATCAGCGTGGACGCGGTTTTTCCGGTTCTACACGGCGCTTTGGGCGAAGACGGGACTGTTCAGGGTTTTTTCAGAATTTTGAATCTTCCCTTCGTAGGCGCTGATGTACTCGGTTCGGCAATCTCAATGGACAAGGAGGTTTCAAAAAAACTTCTTGAGCACGGAAAATTGCCGATTTGCAAATACATCTGCCACAGAAAAAATTCTGACTTGAAACCGTCCTTTGAAAGCGTGAAAAAAAAACTAGGATCGCCTTTTTTCGTAAAACCTTCAAATTCGGGATCTTCGGTAGGTGTAGGAAAAATTAGAAGCAAAGAGCAGTTCACGGAAATGGTCGAAAACGCATTTAAGTTTTCGGAAAAGATAATTTTTGAAGAATTTATAGAAGGAAGAGAAATTGAATGCGCTGTTCTCGGAAACGAAGAACCCAAAGCTTCGATAGCGGGAGAAATTTTAGTGAAATCCGAATTTTATTCATACAGGGCTAAATACATAGACAAGGATTCCGCCCGGATAATATATCCGGCTGACCTTCCTGGTAAAATTTCGCGCGAGGTGAGGAGATTGGCTGTTGAAGCTTTCAAATGCCTTTACTGCGAAGGAATGGCTCGTGTCGATTTTTTTATAAGAGGAGACGAAATCTTTATAAACGAAATAAACACAATTCCGGGTTTCACATCGATAAGCATGTACCCTAAATTGTGGGAAGTAACAGGAGTAGACTCTCGGGGACTGATAACCAGACTTGTGGAACTCGCTTTACAAAGGCATGAAAGAGAGAGAGTCCTATCCTGTGACTTCAAAGAGACATTATGA
- a CDS encoding CinA family nicotinamide mononucleotide deamidase-related protein, producing the protein MKKAEIILVGDELVDGRKADVNGVFIASELTSCGYSVGKITFCPDEKNSIIAALEKCGKDTDVIFIAGGLGPTNDDLTRFAASDFFARKLALDGKALDHIKGIFESKGRQMNPANEIQAEIPEGSEIWINPEGTACSFSVEENMKIYVFLPGVPHEVQALFREHFKRYLERRSGEKPKKSIVFRTFGIPESDLFGVLSKKTRIFEFSKVSFLPQESGIDLRIEEKNGEDNLISARDEIVKTAGEWIWSEDGNNIEEIVACLLRKFSLTISVAESCTGGYISNMLTDVPGSSEYFKMSIVSYSDRSKNEILGVDPLIIQKHGSVSPVTAEKMAQNIRKISGSDIGMSSTGIAGPTGATAEKPVGLLYVSISSEKYKQTERYIGFGGRKKNKISFSFFALNLLRRFLQNNYDEKKA; encoded by the coding sequence ATGAAAAAAGCTGAGATTATTCTCGTCGGAGATGAACTTGTTGACGGCAGAAAAGCCGATGTCAACGGAGTTTTTATAGCGTCTGAATTGACGAGTTGCGGATATTCGGTGGGGAAAATTACTTTCTGCCCAGACGAAAAAAACTCTATAATCGCCGCTCTTGAAAAATGCGGCAAAGACACGGACGTTATTTTTATCGCCGGAGGGTTGGGACCAACGAATGACGACCTGACTAGGTTTGCGGCTTCAGATTTTTTTGCGAGAAAACTTGCCCTCGACGGAAAAGCGCTTGACCATATTAAAGGTATCTTTGAATCAAAAGGCAGGCAAATGAATCCTGCCAACGAGATACAGGCTGAAATACCCGAAGGGTCTGAAATCTGGATAAACCCAGAGGGAACTGCATGCTCTTTTTCGGTAGAAGAAAACATGAAGATTTATGTTTTTTTGCCCGGTGTCCCCCATGAGGTTCAAGCTCTATTCAGAGAGCACTTTAAGCGCTATTTGGAACGAAGATCCGGAGAGAAACCGAAGAAAAGTATTGTTTTCAGAACTTTCGGCATTCCTGAGTCTGACCTGTTCGGGGTTCTATCGAAAAAAACCCGAATTTTTGAATTTTCTAAAGTTTCTTTTTTACCTCAAGAAAGCGGAATTGACTTAAGAATAGAAGAAAAGAACGGCGAAGATAACCTGATCTCGGCGCGAGATGAAATCGTCAAAACCGCTGGTGAATGGATTTGGAGCGAAGACGGAAATAATATTGAGGAAATTGTCGCCTGCTTGCTCAGAAAATTTTCTTTGACGATTTCTGTGGCAGAGAGCTGCACTGGAGGTTATATTTCAAATATGCTCACCGATGTTCCAGGTTCTTCAGAATACTTCAAGATGTCGATCGTGTCATACAGTGACAGATCCAAAAACGAAATTTTAGGTGTAGATCCGCTGATAATACAAAAGCATGGATCGGTGAGTCCTGTAACGGCGGAGAAAATGGCGCAGAATATAAGAAAAATTTCTGGTTCCGACATAGGTATGTCTTCAACAGGAATAGCAGGACCCACGGGTGCGACAGCAGAGAAACCCGTCGGTCTTCTGTACGTGTCAATAAGTTCAGAAAAATATAAACAAACAGAAAGATACATTGGTTTTGGCGGCCGAAAGAAAAACAAAATTTCATTTTCATTTTTTGCCCTTAACCTTTTGAGAAGATTTTTACAGAATAACTATGATGAAAAAAAAGCCTAA
- the rseP gene encoding RIP metalloprotease RseP gives MNFLSTIVLLGILISFHEFGHFIFARAFGVSVPKFSVGFGPKIFGFSAKGTYFQLSAIPLGGFVKMKGEADADDGKREFEKDDFRSKNFFQKTAIVTAGPLFNVILAWSFMFLADLLMSGYYIPVTSAGRIDRNSSSWEAGLRSGDSVLFVGEQKVSEWGDIEIALNEVSGEEVEIVVSRSISGVKETKTYRVAPDSSDPFLRGLTPMIKPVVGEVSSGPAESAGMAAGDTILFIAPSGVLQEEELVVLEEKGFPKALLDTVSIVFTATESERSVSGYEVEFWQDVSVLINSVKSDEFVFAASRSGEILIFNIKPIEIDGRKLIGISINLPSRRTGVFQAAKMSLDQIRMTFVILAKIPEMIASKKITLRETFGGPVRVFHETSKAAKMGFDTFLFLAGFISLNLAIFNLLPFLPLDGGHVMIHLVESLTRKKIPAKTIKIMQAAGFSLLLFFAILVTANDILNLFA, from the coding sequence TTGAATTTTCTTTCAACCATAGTCTTGCTTGGAATTTTGATATCTTTCCACGAATTCGGCCACTTTATTTTTGCAAGAGCTTTCGGCGTTTCGGTCCCGAAATTCTCTGTGGGATTCGGGCCTAAAATTTTCGGGTTCAGTGCTAAAGGAACGTATTTCCAATTGTCCGCAATACCTCTGGGAGGATTTGTCAAAATGAAGGGCGAAGCTGACGCGGACGATGGAAAACGCGAATTTGAAAAAGACGATTTCAGATCGAAGAATTTTTTCCAAAAGACAGCTATTGTTACAGCTGGACCTCTTTTCAACGTTATCCTGGCTTGGTCTTTCATGTTTCTCGCGGATCTTCTGATGAGCGGTTATTATATACCGGTGACTTCTGCGGGAAGAATAGACAGAAATTCCTCTTCGTGGGAAGCGGGTTTGAGATCAGGAGATTCAGTTCTTTTTGTGGGTGAACAAAAAGTATCTGAATGGGGGGATATTGAGATTGCCCTGAATGAAGTTTCAGGAGAAGAGGTCGAAATTGTCGTTTCGAGGTCTATATCAGGTGTGAAGGAGACTAAAACTTACAGGGTTGCACCTGATTCGTCAGATCCTTTTTTGAGAGGCTTGACCCCAATGATAAAACCGGTGGTTGGAGAGGTGTCATCGGGACCTGCTGAAAGTGCAGGCATGGCAGCAGGAGACACGATTTTGTTTATTGCCCCTTCGGGTGTTTTGCAGGAAGAAGAGCTTGTTGTTCTCGAAGAAAAAGGATTTCCCAAAGCTCTTTTGGACACTGTGTCAATAGTGTTCACGGCCACCGAGTCGGAGAGGTCTGTTTCCGGATATGAGGTCGAATTCTGGCAGGATGTTTCGGTTCTAATCAATTCGGTTAAAAGCGATGAATTCGTTTTTGCCGCGTCAAGATCAGGAGAAATTTTGATTTTTAATATAAAACCGATTGAAATAGACGGCAGGAAACTGATCGGTATCAGCATAAATCTTCCATCGAGAAGAACAGGTGTTTTTCAAGCGGCTAAAATGTCTCTGGATCAGATAAGAATGACTTTTGTCATTTTAGCGAAGATACCAGAAATGATAGCTTCAAAAAAAATAACTCTGAGGGAGACTTTCGGAGGACCTGTGAGGGTTTTTCATGAGACATCCAAGGCTGCAAAGATGGGTTTTGACACGTTCCTGTTTTTGGCGGGTTTTATTTCCCTCAACCTCGCAATATTCAATTTGCTGCCGTTTTTGCCTCTTGACGGAGGACATGTCATGATACACCTGGTCGAATCCTTGACGAGAAAAAAGATTCCAGCCAAGACGATAAAGATAATGCAAGCAGCTGGATTCTCTTTGCTGTTGTTTTTTGCCATATTGGTAACCGCAAATGATATTTTGAACCTTTTCGCATGA
- a CDS encoding 1-deoxy-D-xylulose-5-phosphate reductoisomerase, translating into MDLIVLGATGSIGRQTLEIVEKYPEKYRLAAISANRNIKALAFIARKFKVPKIIITDDTSPGVEILRELKGVKIFMGPDAASEVCKQDDAEMVLNAIVGSAGFLPTKNALLSGKTVALANKETLVAFGEVINEILSKGKGRIIPVDSEHSAVFQLLEGREKSEIESVILTASGGSLRDKSDPSNASIEEVLRHPTWNMGAKITVDSASLVNKGLEVIEASRLFGLEPDRIKVVIHPSSVVHSLVELKDGSLLAQIATPDMKLPIQYALNLLKREDRIIRKIKLHEVSPLEFYEPDYKRFPALSYAYEALKQGGTMPAVFNASNEEAVNLFLKGKINFGRITEIIREAMNSHETQEPCEELIFQAEKWARSKVHELTGEI; encoded by the coding sequence ATGGATTTAATTGTCCTCGGCGCGACCGGGTCCATTGGAAGACAGACTCTTGAAATCGTGGAAAAGTATCCTGAAAAGTACCGACTGGCGGCTATATCAGCGAACAGAAACATCAAAGCATTGGCCTTTATAGCCCGAAAATTTAAAGTTCCAAAAATCATTATCACTGACGATACATCACCGGGAGTGGAAATCCTTCGTGAATTGAAAGGAGTGAAGATTTTCATGGGACCAGATGCCGCCTCTGAAGTCTGTAAACAAGATGACGCGGAAATGGTTTTAAACGCGATCGTAGGGAGCGCTGGATTTCTGCCGACAAAAAACGCCCTGTTATCCGGTAAGACGGTCGCTCTTGCAAACAAGGAAACTCTTGTAGCTTTCGGCGAGGTGATAAATGAAATCCTCTCCAAGGGCAAAGGAAGAATAATACCAGTCGACAGCGAACACAGCGCGGTTTTTCAGCTCCTGGAGGGAAGAGAAAAGAGTGAAATCGAGAGCGTGATCCTCACAGCTTCGGGAGGCTCTTTGAGAGACAAATCGGATCCGTCAAATGCTTCGATCGAAGAAGTGCTTAGGCATCCAACGTGGAATATGGGAGCCAAAATCACGGTAGACTCCGCATCTTTGGTCAACAAGGGTCTCGAAGTCATAGAAGCGTCGCGTTTATTCGGACTAGAACCGGATAGAATTAAAGTTGTCATCCATCCTTCCTCTGTCGTCCACTCACTCGTCGAATTGAAAGACGGTTCTTTGCTGGCGCAAATAGCGACGCCCGACATGAAGCTGCCCATACAGTACGCTCTCAACCTCCTAAAAAGGGAAGATAGAATAATAAGAAAAATTAAACTGCACGAAGTCTCGCCTCTGGAATTTTACGAGCCTGACTATAAAAGATTTCCTGCTCTTTCTTACGCATACGAAGCGCTGAAGCAAGGAGGCACCATGCCTGCCGTTTTCAACGCGAGCAATGAAGAAGCGGTAAACCTCTTCCTCAAAGGAAAAATCAACTTCGGAAGAATAACGGAAATTATCAGAGAGGCGATGAATTCTCACGAGACCCAGGAACCATGCGAAGAACTTATTTTTCAAGCCGAAAAATGGGCAAGATCTAAAGTGCATGAATTGACGGGTGAGATTTGA
- a CDS encoding phosphatidate cytidylyltransferase, which produces MSRNFTTRKNVIARIAVAVFFIPLIIFFIIKGGLFFFIPLLITAVVSSTEAYNISQKALGIEKGAESKMRYVFVISGICFLLSNTYFSGIHPLLISAFVFFLFFVEIVTEKPENFAKRISSVVYATVYVSWGFSSLSLLRRAGEGMYLGDQLGIYLVCLAFTVAWLSDTFGFTFGYLLGKRPLIPSISPKKTIEGSIGGIAGAISGAVLIKAIQIYLCPALHLPWIFILFSGLLGGIASQLGDLVESMMKRDAKIEQSSGILPGHGGILDRFDSVFFSSFVILLLNNFLMS; this is translated from the coding sequence TTGAGCCGTAATTTTACCACCAGAAAAAACGTCATTGCCAGAATAGCTGTAGCTGTATTTTTTATTCCTTTGATAATTTTTTTTATTATTAAAGGGGGGCTGTTCTTTTTCATCCCTCTGTTGATAACCGCTGTAGTATCTTCGACGGAAGCTTATAATATATCTCAGAAAGCTTTGGGGATTGAGAAAGGGGCGGAAAGCAAAATGAGGTATGTTTTTGTAATCTCCGGGATATGCTTCCTTCTTTCCAACACTTATTTTTCCGGAATACACCCGCTTCTGATTTCCGCTTTCGTATTTTTCCTTTTTTTCGTAGAAATTGTCACGGAAAAGCCGGAGAATTTCGCCAAAAGGATATCTTCTGTTGTTTATGCGACCGTTTACGTTTCATGGGGTTTTTCAAGCCTTTCGCTTCTCAGAAGAGCTGGTGAGGGCATGTATTTAGGTGACCAACTGGGGATCTATCTGGTCTGCCTTGCTTTCACTGTCGCTTGGCTTTCTGACACCTTCGGCTTCACTTTCGGATATCTCTTGGGGAAGAGACCTCTGATTCCATCTATAAGCCCCAAAAAAACTATTGAGGGCAGCATCGGCGGAATAGCGGGCGCTATTTCAGGAGCCGTTCTTATTAAGGCAATTCAGATCTATCTATGCCCTGCTCTTCATCTGCCGTGGATTTTCATCCTATTTTCCGGATTACTCGGCGGCATAGCTTCCCAGCTCGGTGATCTGGTAGAATCAATGATGAAAAGAGACGCCAAAATCGAACAGTCTTCAGGGATTCTCCCCGGCCACGGAGGAATTCTCGACAGATTTGACAGCGTGTTTTTTTCTTCTTTTGTGATTTTGCTTCTCAACAATTTTCTGATGAGCTGA
- a CDS encoding isoprenyl transferase, translating to MTSQKENLKIPVHIGIIMDGNGRWAKERKLPRISGHVEGVNAVRRIVKHAGEIGVKYLTLYAFSTENWKRPKEEVGFLMKMFKRLIKSEIDELMRNDVKLSFIGDKDSLSKTILGEMEKSSDRTKDNKGLNLLIAISYGGKNEIVNAVNKVLDDFADGKVTKIDENNFKKYLYTNDIPDPDLIIRTSGEQRLSNFLIYQAAYAELFFSDKLWPDFSAADLDEALEEYSKRQRRYGRV from the coding sequence ATGACCTCCCAAAAAGAAAACTTGAAGATACCTGTTCATATCGGCATTATAATGGACGGCAACGGCAGGTGGGCAAAAGAGAGGAAACTGCCGAGGATTTCAGGACACGTCGAAGGCGTCAACGCTGTTCGCAGGATTGTCAAACACGCCGGTGAAATCGGCGTAAAATACCTTACGCTTTACGCCTTTTCAACAGAAAACTGGAAAAGACCCAAAGAAGAAGTGGGATTTCTAATGAAAATGTTCAAAAGGCTTATTAAATCTGAAATTGACGAGCTGATGCGAAACGATGTCAAGCTTTCATTCATCGGGGACAAAGACTCTTTAAGTAAAACCATTTTGGGAGAAATGGAAAAATCGTCAGATAGAACCAAAGACAACAAAGGGCTGAACCTGCTGATAGCGATTTCATACGGCGGGAAAAACGAAATCGTCAACGCTGTAAACAAAGTGTTGGACGACTTCGCAGATGGCAAAGTCACGAAAATAGACGAAAATAATTTTAAAAAATACCTTTATACGAATGATATTCCCGATCCTGATCTCATAATAAGGACAAGCGGAGAACAGCGGTTGTCAAATTTTTTGATATACCAGGCCGCGTATGCCGAATTGTTCTTTTCTGACAAGTTATGGCCGGATTTTTCCGCCGCGGATTTAGACGAAGCCCTGGAGGAATATTCTAAAAGACAGCGAAGGTACGGAAGAGTTTGA
- the frr gene encoding ribosome recycling factor, whose protein sequence is MPDLKKLISVEKDKMEKCVEHFKGMLSKIQTGRAVPALLEGITVKYYGNDTPVKQVCNVTIPEPRMIVLQPYDKSLIGEIEKSIAASNIGVNPQSDGKVIRLIFPMLSEDRREEGVKHIKKLGEEVKTTVRNTRHQFINQAKKMLKSNEISDDEHEVYEEEIQQLTNEYISLIEKIVESKEKEIKTI, encoded by the coding sequence ATGCCTGATCTCAAAAAACTCATAAGCGTTGAAAAAGATAAGATGGAAAAATGTGTAGAGCATTTCAAGGGGATGCTGTCGAAAATTCAAACTGGAAGAGCAGTTCCCGCTTTGCTGGAAGGAATCACGGTAAAATATTACGGCAACGACACCCCGGTCAAGCAAGTTTGCAACGTCACAATACCTGAGCCGAGAATGATTGTCCTTCAACCCTACGACAAATCTTTGATAGGAGAAATCGAAAAATCCATCGCGGCTTCCAACATAGGTGTAAACCCGCAGAGCGACGGTAAAGTGATAAGGCTCATCTTTCCAATGCTGTCGGAAGACCGCAGAGAAGAAGGGGTGAAGCATATAAAAAAATTGGGTGAAGAGGTAAAAACCACAGTCAGAAACACAAGGCATCAATTTATCAATCAGGCGAAAAAAATGCTGAAAAGCAATGAAATATCCGACGATGAACACGAAGTGTACGAAGAGGAGATACAGCAACTCACAAACGAATATATTTCGTTAATTGAAAAGATTGTAGAAAGCAAAGAAAAAGAAATCAAGACAATTTGA
- a CDS encoding UMP kinase yields MKPSFGRVMIKLSGEAIGEQGKVVSPELLQHISSEMADVASKGVSIGLVIGAGNIFRGQEIIESLGVERVVADQVGMLATMINALLFKEVLSLKNVKTSILSALDVPQLAEVYTPQKAWEYMVSGTCVIFAGGTGNPFFTTDTAAALRAAEVKAEILIKATKVDGVYDKDPNMNPDAKKFDKLTYLDVINRGLKVMDATAISLCRENNIPIMVYNMYKKGNLAAAVFSKNVGTLIQ; encoded by the coding sequence ATGAAACCCTCTTTCGGGAGAGTGATGATAAAACTCAGCGGAGAAGCCATAGGCGAGCAGGGCAAAGTTGTTTCTCCCGAGCTTCTTCAGCATATTTCCAGCGAAATGGCGGATGTTGCCAGCAAAGGCGTCTCGATAGGACTTGTTATAGGGGCTGGCAATATTTTCAGAGGGCAGGAAATTATTGAAAGCCTCGGAGTAGAAAGAGTTGTCGCGGATCAAGTGGGAATGCTCGCGACGATGATCAACGCTCTTCTGTTTAAAGAAGTTCTATCTTTAAAAAACGTAAAAACTTCCATACTTTCAGCTCTCGATGTTCCCCAATTAGCCGAAGTTTACACACCGCAAAAAGCATGGGAATACATGGTCAGCGGAACATGCGTCATCTTTGCAGGCGGAACAGGGAATCCGTTTTTTACCACGGACACAGCAGCGGCGTTGAGAGCCGCAGAAGTCAAAGCTGAAATTCTCATAAAGGCCACGAAAGTTGACGGTGTTTACGACAAAGACCCTAATATGAATCCCGACGCCAAGAAATTCGACAAACTTACGTACCTCGACGTAATAAACAGAGGCTTGAAAGTGATGGATGCGACGGCTATTTCTCTTTGCAGAGAAAACAACATACCAATAATGGTGTACAACATGTATAAAAAGGGAAATCTGGCGGCTGCTGTTTTCAGCAAAAATGTCGGCACACTAATCCAGTGA
- a CDS encoding elongation factor Ts → MEKVKELRKITDAGIKECKATLEETGWDVGKAVKVLREKGIAKADSKSSRATKEGMIACYLHQNKIAGLVELACETDFVARTEIFKELAKDLAVQVVTSSPKALRAEDLSTELVETEREIYTNQEKLSGKPDKMIEKIVEGRMKKFFKEACLYDQPFFKEESKTVEDVVKEAIAKTGENIQIKRFYRMQLGEE, encoded by the coding sequence ATGGAAAAGGTTAAGGAACTGAGAAAGATAACCGACGCAGGAATCAAAGAATGCAAAGCCACTTTAGAAGAGACTGGTTGGGACGTAGGTAAAGCAGTTAAGGTCCTCAGGGAAAAGGGCATAGCTAAAGCCGACTCCAAGAGCAGCAGGGCGACCAAAGAAGGTATGATAGCCTGTTATTTGCACCAGAATAAAATCGCGGGGCTTGTAGAACTCGCCTGTGAAACCGATTTTGTCGCGAGGACAGAGATATTCAAAGAACTCGCAAAAGATTTGGCGGTTCAGGTTGTGACTTCTTCACCAAAAGCCCTGAGAGCAGAAGATCTTTCCACAGAGTTGGTCGAAACCGAAAGAGAAATCTACACAAATCAGGAAAAGCTGTCCGGAAAACCAGACAAGATGATTGAAAAAATAGTCGAAGGCAGAATGAAAAAGTTTTTCAAAGAAGCATGCCTTTACGACCAGCCTTTCTTCAAAGAAGAATCGAAAACTGTGGAAGATGTGGTCAAAGAAGCTATAGCCAAGACAGGAGAGAACATACAGATAAAAAGATTCTACAGGATGCAGCTGGGAGAAGAATGA
- the rpsB gene encoding 30S ribosomal protein S2 has protein sequence MLNIEITELLRAGAHFGHKTDRWNPKMKPYIFDVRQGTHIINIRKTVSGLEYASNFMAKISSEKKSILFVGTKRQARPIIVSEAERAGVFSVTERWLGGTLTNFKTIRNSISKLKELEKKLHEKSSERLTKKEILNMEKKKEKLERYLSGIKEMDMLPSAIFVVDVKHENIAVHEAKILGIPVVGIVDTNSDPDPIDYVIPANDDAMRSIALITQYLADSVLLGKSQHKEEQPIEEKGEESEIEEEILEKIELNEL, from the coding sequence ATGCTCAATATCGAAATCACCGAGCTTCTCAGAGCCGGTGCCCATTTCGGACACAAAACCGACAGATGGAACCCGAAAATGAAACCCTACATCTTCGACGTCAGGCAGGGAACTCACATAATTAACATAAGAAAAACGGTTTCCGGACTTGAATACGCTTCGAATTTCATGGCAAAGATTTCTTCGGAAAAAAAATCTATTCTTTTCGTGGGGACTAAAAGGCAAGCCAGGCCCATAATAGTTTCTGAGGCTGAAAGAGCCGGAGTATTCAGCGTCACGGAAAGGTGGCTCGGCGGAACTCTCACTAATTTCAAGACAATTCGAAACAGCATATCCAAACTGAAAGAACTTGAAAAAAAGCTGCACGAGAAAAGTTCTGAAAGACTGACGAAAAAAGAAATTTTGAACATGGAAAAAAAGAAAGAAAAACTGGAAAGATACCTAAGCGGTATAAAAGAAATGGATATGCTTCCTTCCGCGATATTCGTAGTCGACGTCAAACACGAAAACATAGCCGTTCACGAAGCAAAAATTCTCGGGATTCCCGTTGTGGGTATAGTAGACACGAACTCAGACCCTGACCCAATAGACTATGTAATCCCGGCAAACGACGACGCCATGAGATCAATAGCTCTGATAACGCAATATCTTGCCGACTCAGTTTTACTCGGAAAATCCCAGCACAAGGAAGAACAGCCCATCGAGGAAAAAGGGGAAGAATCGGAAATAGAGGAAGAGATATTGGAAAAGATTGAACTCAACGAGTTATGA
- the rpsI gene encoding 30S ribosomal protein S9 has protein sequence MTEEFEKKKNISTGRRKTAVARVRLIPGNGKRMINGRTFSDYFKRGSVLTLVEFPLRTLEVSSKFDVLAKVDGGGVTGQAGALQLGISRSLAALFPEKKAELRKHGFLTRNAKVVERKKYGRPKARKRFQFSKR, from the coding sequence GTGACCGAAGAATTCGAAAAGAAGAAAAATATCAGCACAGGTAGAAGAAAGACTGCTGTGGCCAGGGTAAGGCTTATCCCCGGCAACGGCAAGAGGATGATAAACGGAAGAACATTCAGCGATTATTTTAAACGAGGGAGCGTTCTCACTCTTGTCGAATTTCCTCTCAGAACTCTTGAAGTCAGCTCCAAATTCGATGTCCTCGCCAAAGTCGACGGAGGAGGAGTGACCGGACAAGCCGGAGCTCTCCAGCTCGGAATATCCAGGTCTCTGGCGGCATTGTTTCCCGAAAAAAAAGCCGAACTCAGAAAGCACGGTTTCTTGACGAGAAACGCGAAAGTTGTAGAAAGAAAAAAATACGGTAGACCCAAAGCCAGAAAAAGATTCCAGTTTTCTAAACGTTAA
- the rplM gene encoding 50S ribosomal protein L13 produces the protein MKTFIPKEDEREKKWVLIDAKDKPLGRLASEIAKILRGKNKPYFTPFLDCGDNVVCLNAEKVVLTGKKMDKKVYWRHSGYMSGITLRTARQVLQRNPERLIEKAVKGMLPKGPLGRKILRNLKVYKGNEHRQQAQKPEEIRI, from the coding sequence GTGAAAACATTCATACCGAAAGAAGATGAAAGAGAAAAAAAGTGGGTGTTGATCGACGCCAAAGACAAGCCTCTTGGTCGCCTCGCTTCTGAAATTGCTAAAATTCTCAGGGGCAAAAACAAACCTTACTTCACTCCTTTTCTCGACTGCGGCGACAACGTGGTATGTCTCAACGCCGAGAAAGTTGTTCTGACAGGTAAAAAAATGGACAAAAAAGTTTATTGGAGACATTCCGGCTACATGAGCGGAATAACTTTGAGAACAGCAAGGCAAGTTCTCCAGAGGAACCCGGAAAGGCTTATAGAAAAAGCTGTTAAAGGTATGCTCCCCAAGGGTCCTCTTGGAAGAAAAATTCTCAGAAACCTCAAGGTATACAAGGGCAACGAGCACAGGCAACAGGCTCAAAAACCTGAAGAGATAAGAATTTAG